A single Pogoniulus pusillus isolate bPogPus1 chromosome 27, bPogPus1.pri, whole genome shotgun sequence DNA region contains:
- the MED21 gene encoding mediator of RNA polymerase II transcription subunit 21, giving the protein MADRLTQLQDAVNSLADQFCNAIGVLQQCGPPASFSNIQTAINKDQPANPTEEYAQLFAALIARTAKDIDVLIDSLPSEESTAALQAASLHRLEEENHEAAARLEEVVYRGDMLLEKIQSALADIAQSQLKTRSGSHSQPLPDS; this is encoded by the exons ATGGCGGATCGCCTCACGCAGCTGCAGGATGCGGTGAACTCG CTTGCAGACCAGTTCTGTAACGCCATTGGAGTGTTGCAGCAGTGTGGTCCCCCAGCCTCCTTCAGTAACATTCAGACAGCCATAAACAAAGATCAGCCTGCAAATCCAACGGAAG aGTATGCCCAGCTGTTTGCAGCATTGATTGCACGAACTGCAAAAGATATCGATGTTCTGATCGATTCTCTGCCAAGTGAAGAatccacagcagctttgcag GCTGCTAGTCTGCATCGATTGGAAGAAGAAAATCATGAAGCAGCTGCCCGCCTGGAAGAGGTAGTTTATCGTGGAGAtatgctgctggagaagatccAGAGTGCCCTGGCAGACATTGCTCAGTCGCAACTGAAGACACGAAGTGGCTctcacagccagcctctgccagaTTCATAG